The following proteins are encoded in a genomic region of Zea mays cultivar B73 chromosome 9, Zm-B73-REFERENCE-NAM-5.0, whole genome shotgun sequence:
- the LOC118473393 gene encoding LOB domain-containing protein 13, whose amino-acid sequence MPTYGMPPPEFALPMPMLAPPPPPPPPSQFPMGFQTPPASVAAPGDGSGQDDTTNSWVNTIFNTQSPAGGGGYSNHPDDGYD is encoded by the exons atgccgacatatgggatgccgcctccggagtttgcactgccaatgccaatgttggcgcctccacctccgcctccgcctccgtcacaattccctatg ggatttcagacaccacccgcttcagttgccgcacctggagatgggtctggtcaggACGACACAACAAATTCGTGGGTGAACACCAttttcaacacgcagagtccagccggaggaggtggctactcgaaccatccagacgatggatatgattga